In Posidoniimonas polymericola, the genomic window ACCACCTCGCCGGCAGAGTCACGCACCACAGCGACACGCGGCTCGCACTCTTTCCCGAATGTGGACAGCCACGACTCGGCCCACTCGTAACGTCGGAACAGCATCGCGCCGGCGAGCTCGTTCCAGATATTGCGTAGCGATCCGTCCAAGGGGTTGGCCGTCGATATTTGCAGGGCGTTGGCGTTCATGGTTGACGGGCGGCGCTGGGCTGGCGGCGGGATCAGACGAGCCCCGCCGGGCTGCGGAGCTGCGGAGCTGCGGAGCTGCGGAGCTGGGGAATTGGGGAATTGGGGAATTGGGGAATTGGGGAATTGGGGAATTGGCGGGCTAAAAGCGGAAGTATAGGAACGGGCTGGCCGAATCAAAGCGCAGGACGCACAGCACAAACACCAACGCAGCGGCGACGCCCGTCGTCGCGTTGAGCGGAAGCTTCATCCGCCACGCGTTGGGAGCGAACCAGGCGATCGACAGGAGCGTCGCGAGCAGAGCGGCCGCTTTTGCGCCTCCAACGGCCAGCACCGGCGCCGATTCGACGCCGTTCAGCCCCACCATCGCGGCCATGGTCGCCCAGGCATGGGTGAGCGTCTCGCACCGGAACAGGACCCAGCCGAACACCACCGCAACAAACGTGACGGCGGCCGCCGCGGGGTACGGGAGCCGCTTGGGGGACAGCGTTCGCCAAACCGCGGCGATCGCGAGCAGCACGCCGTGGTAGGCGCCCCACAGCACGAACGTCCAACCGGCGCCGTGCCACAGCCCGCCGAGGAGCATGACTACAAACAAGTTCCGTAGCGTGAGAACCAGCGCACCGCGGCTGCCTCCCAGCGGGATGAACAGGTAGTCCCGCAGCATCGTGGACAGGCTGATGTGCCACCTCCGCCAGAAGTCCTGGATCGAGTCCGCCTTGTAGGGCGAATCGAAGTTCTGGCAGAACTCGAAGCCGAGCATCCGGCCCAAGCCGACCGCCATGTTGCTGTATCCGGCGAAGTCGAAGTAGAGCTGACAGCTGTACCCCAGCATCGCGTACCAACCGGCGGCGAGCTGGAGCGTCTGGTGCGGGTCGAGCAAAGGATCAACCCGGCTGGCAATCACGTCGGCTAGCAGCAGCTTCTGGGCCAGTCCGACGACGAACATCCAGACCCCCGAAGCAAACTGCGCCGCGTCGAGCGGGCGGTCGATGCAGCGGAGTTGCTCGTCGATATCCGAGTACCGGACGATCGGGCCGGCAATGAGCTGCGGGAACATCGAGACGTACGCCGCGAAGTGCAGCAGGCTGGCGGCCGGCTTCGCGTTGCCACGGTACAGATCGACCGAGTAGCTGATCGTCTGAAAAGTGTAGAACGAGATCCCTACTGGCAGGATCACCTGCGGGGTCGGGACCAGGCCGCCGTGGTGCACCCAATCGGCAATCGCGTTCCAGCTCTGCGCCGCGAAGCCTGCGTACTTGAAGACCGCAAGCAGCCCCAGATTGGACACAAGCGACAGCGTGAGCCAGAACCGCTTGGCGCGCAGCGTGCTTGCGAGCGCGATACGGTGGCCGGCGAAGTAGTCGATCAGCGTCGACAGCGCCATCAGCCCCAGGAAACGCCAGTCCCACCAGCCGTAGAACATATAGCTCGCCGTGACCAGCAGCCCCAGCCGGGTAGCGCCGCCACGCGGCAGACTCCACCACAGCAACAGCGTGAGCGGCAGGAACGCGAAGACGAAGATGTAGCTATTGAACAGCATAGCGCTCGGCCTCCCCGCCGCTGAAGAGCGTCTCGACGAGCCGGGACGCGTTGGCAGAACGCAGGTGGACGGCGTCGTAGAAGGCCTCTGGGTCCCCACGGAAGGACGCCACTTCGGTAAGGTCGAGGAAGCGGCCGCGCGGGGGCAGCGTGCAGTCGAGCAGCGCGAACACGTCGGCCCGACGCCGCTCGTAGTGCTCAACGCCCCGCAGCTCGTCCAGCAGCTTTGGGTGGACCGGGGTCAGGAACACCGTGAGCCGCACCGCGTGAGACTCGCAGTAGTCCATCAGGTCCCGCCACGCCAGCATCCGCATGAGGGACAGGCGGTCGTACCCCTGGTAGAGTCCGAGGTACACCTGACGGTCGTAGTTGAACGCGGTTCCCCAGTTGTAGTCGCCCTCGGCTAGCCGCTGGTCGCGTTCGGCGTAGACGATCGACCCATCAGGGGCGAAGAACTCTTCGTTCTCTGGGGCTCGGTGGCGGGCCGTGGCGTACAGCAGCCTCAGCGATCCGGTCGTCTGCCGCCACGACAACAACTCGCGGACCGGCTGCCAGCGGTCGCTGAGGGTCACGCACTCGGGCACCTCGCTCCGCAGTTCGGGCACGCGTAGCAGCTCGGGGTCGGGACCCACCCGGTCGGCAAATGCATCGACGTCGAGACCAATCACTAGCTCGCTCGGCGGCCTTCCATTGACCGATCCGTAACGCCGCACGAGCGCCAGGAAGTCTTCCGGACGACCGTAGTAGACGCCGGCGTTGTAGAACCTGGCGCCGGTCAGCGACTCCAGCTGCTCCGGCGAGACTTTGAGCACCCGCGAAGAACCCAGCACCAAGCCGCGGGCGGCGCCGGCCGCCTGAGCGATTGCCGTCGACTTCGCCCCGCGGGAAGTGAGCGTCAAGGGCGGCAGTCCGTGCGGTCCGTACTGATCGTAGGGGTCGATCCCCCAGTTCAACGCGGAAACCGCCAGGAACGCGGCGGTCACGGTCGCGGTGAACGCGATCAGGAAGCGTCGTGGGGACATGACTGCTAGTCGGAAAGGTGAGTCCCTACGGCATGAGACTGTGCCGTACGCGGGGTTAGCGAAGTCTAGCTCACCAATCCGCACCGGGCGGATGACCGAACCCCCTTACAACTGACGTATTGCGCACAGATGGTCGCCCGGCGATCCGCCGACCGCCATAGTCAATCACTCGATCGAGGCGCCGAAGGCCGTCCAGTCTATTGGCCCGTAACGTTCGAGCTCCTCCGTGTTCGCGTCCGGCAGCTCGGCCAGTGCAACCCCTCTGTCGATCGCCGAAGGCGAGAGCCGCGGCCGCGACGCCTGCCGGTCGATCGAGCGGAACAGCTGGTAATTCTGCACCTCGATCTGCAGGGCGAGGATGCGCTCTCTTGCAGCCCGGCAAGTGCGGAACGCCGGGATGCTGCGGCGGAGCAGGAATTCGCTGATCGAAAAGCCGCCCTCGATTATCGTCTCACGCAGCTCGGCTGAGTCGGAGGTCTTCCCGCGATTTAGTGTCGAACCCATTTTCTCGCTTGCGGTCCGAATGTTGTCGAAAAGAGCCAGTGAGCGCGGTCTGATAGAGGTACCGCTCAACAAACAATGCCCGCGCTGCTGCGCGCCGGCGTCGGTTGCTGCTGCGCAACAGGCGGTCCGCAGGTCGCTGCTGGAGCACCGTTCTGATGCTCAGCAATTTGTCCCTCAGAACGGCTCCTCCGAGCCTACCGTGGGACAAAACCCGACGGCCTAAGAGGGGTGGCGGGGCATTTCAGACTGGTTTTTAAGGCTTTTTCGCCTGGGCGAGGGCAGGCACGCTCAGGGTTTTGTCCCCTGTGCTGTGATTTCGGACTTTACGAGGGTCGGCGCGTTAGTGGAAGTCGCGTGAAGCAAACCGCAGGTCGTCGGCGTTGTCGGCACGGAGCGAAGAGAACGCCTCGAGGCGGCGGACCAGCAGGTGGATCACCCCCTCGGCGTGCTGCAGCTCGCCGTGGGCGATCCAGGCGTTGCTGCGGCGGGCGATTGAGTAGTAACGCTCCCACACGTGGGGCCGGATGATGAGGTTGGCGAGGCCGGTCTCGTCCTCGAGCGTGGCGAACGTGATCCCCTTGGCCGTGCCGGGCCGCTGCCGCAGCAGCACCAGGCCGGCCACGGCCACCCGGGCGCCGGAGCGAGTCTGCTGCAGCTCTTCGGCCGGCACGACCCGCCGCTTGGCGAGCTGCTCGCGGAAGAACGTCAGCGGGTGGGGCCGCAGCGACAACCCGAGCGATTGGTAGTCGGCCAGGGTCTGCTGGAGCGGGGTCGCCTGCGGCAGGCAGTCGATCAGCGGCTCGTCGTCGTCGAGGTCGTCGAACAGCGGGCGGGCGGCGCGGTCCGACTCCTGCGCGAGGGCGTGCCACTGCGCCTGGCGGCGGTCGACCCGCATCGAGCCAAACGCGTCGGCTGCCGCCAGGCACGACATCGCGCGGCGGTCGAGCTTGGCGCGGCGCTCGAGCTCGTGCTGCTTGGCGTAGGGTCCGGCCTGTCGGGCCTCGACCAGCCGCCGAGCGGCCGATTCCGACAACCCAGAAACCATCCGCAGACCAAGCCGCAGGGCGAGCGATTCGGCTTGCGGTTCTAGCGTGCAGTCGTAGTCACTGTAGTTCACATCCACCGGCAGCACCCCAACATCGTGCGCCCGCGCGTCCCTCACTAGCTGCGAAGGAGAGTAGAACCCCATCGGCTGGCTGTTGAGCAGCGCAGCACAGAAGGCCGCGGGGTGCCAGCACTTCAGCCAGCACGAGGCGTACACCAGCAACGCGAAGCTGGCCGCGTGGGACTCGGGGAAGCCGTACTCGCCGAAGCCCTGCAGCTGCCGGTAGCAACGCTCGGCGAACTGCTCGTCCAGCCCGTTGGCCCGCATGCCGTCCAGCAGCTTCTGGCGGTAGTGGTCGATCTTGCCGCCGGACCGCCAGGAGGCCATCGCACGGCGGAGCTGGTCGGCCTCGCCGGGGGTGAAGCCGGCGGCGACCTCGGCCAGCTTCATCGCCTGCTCCTGGAAGATCGGCACGCCGAGGGTCCGCTCGAGCACGGCGCGGATGGCGTCGTTGGGGTACGAGACCGGCTCCTCGCCGTTGCGTCGCTTGAGGTAGGGGTGGACCATGTCGCCCTGGATGGGGCCGGGCCGCACGATCGCGACCTCGATCACGAGGTCGTAGAACTTGCGGGGCCGCAGCCGGGGGAGCATGGTCATCTGGGCGCGGCTCTCGATCTGGAACACGCCCATCGTGTCGGCGCGGCAGATCATCTCGTAGACGGCGGGGTCCTCGGCCGGGATCGTGGCGAGCGTCCAGCGGCGGCCGGTGTGAAGAGCAATCAGATCAAACGCCTTGCGGATCGCGGTCAGCATGCCGAGCGCCAAGCAGTCGACCTTCAAGATGCCGAGCTCCTCGATGTCGTCCTTGTCCCACTGCACGATGGTGCGGTCGGCCATCGCGGCGTTTTCGATCGGGACCATCTCGCACAGCAGGCCGCGGGTCATCACCATCCCGCCGACGTGCTGCGAGAGGTGCCTGGGGAAGCCGACCAGCTGCTCAACAACCGACAGCAGCCGCGCCCCCAGCGGCGAAGCCGGGTCAACGCCGGCCTGGCGGAAACGGTCGGGCAGCTTGGCGTCGTACGCCCAGCCGTCGACCTGCTTGGCGAGCGCGTCGACCCGGTCGACCGACAACCCGAGCGCCTTGCCGGCGTCGCGGATCGCAGAACGAACACGGTAGGTGATGACCGTCGCGGCGAGCGCGGCCCGCTCCCGACCGTACTTGGCGTAGACGTACTGGAGGACCTCCTCGCGGCGTTCGTGCTCCATGTCGACATCGATGTCGGGGGGCTCGTTGCGCTCGGCGCTGATGAACCGCTCGAACAACAGTTCGCTGTGCTCGGGGTCGACCGAGGTCACGCCCAAGCAGTAGCAGACCGCCGAGTTGGCCGCCGAGCCGCGGCCCTGACAGAGGATGCCCTGCGAACGGGCGAAGCGGACAATATCCCACACGGTCAGGAAGTAGGCCTCGTATTGCAGCTTGCCGATCAAGGTCAGCTCGTGCCGCAGCATCGCGTCGACCTTCGCGGGCACGCCGCCCGGGTACCGCTCGGCCGCGCCGCGCCAGGTGAGTTCATGCAGCCACTGCCGCTCAGACTTGCCGGCCGGCGTCAGCTCGGCGGGGTACTCGTAACGGAGCTCCGAAAGAGAGAACCCGCAGCGGTCGGCTACCTCGACCGAGCGGGCCAAGACCTCGGGTCGATCGCGGAACAGCCTTTCCAGCTCACGCCGGGAACGCAGATGCCGCTGGGCGTTGCCGAACAGCTCACGGCCGTCGGCCTCGGCGAGGGTCACGCCGTGGCGGATCGCGGTCAGCACGTCGTGCAGCGGCTGGCGGCGGGCGTCGTGGTAGTAGGTGTTGCCGACGGCGACCAGCGGGGCTTGCACGCGGCGGGCGAGCGCGTCGAATGCCGCCAGCCGGGCCCGGTCGTCGCCGTCGCGTTGCAGGTCAACCAGCAAGTAGCCGCGGTCGCCGAACGCCTCGCGGAACGCGGCCCAGTCGAAATAAAAGTCGGCGCCGTCCGGTGCGACGCCGGCCAGCAGGCCGTCGGCGTGCTGGTAGATGTCGCGGAGGGAGAGCTGGCACGTGCCCTTCTCGGCCCGCCGCCGGCCGAGCGTCAGCAGTTGGCACAGTCGGCCGTAGGCCGCGCGGTCGGGCGCCCACAGCACCAGCGGCGGCGCGTCGGCGGGGGTCACCTCGGCGCCAACGATCAGCTTGAGCGGGGTCGACTTAGCCGCGGCGTGCGCCCGCACGACGCCGCACAGGCTGTTGCGGTCGGTCACCGCCAGGGCCGCATAGCCGAGCTCTACCGCCCGGGCGACCAGCTCGTCAGGATGCGAGGCGCCCTCGAGGAACGAGAAGTTGGTGCGGCAACGCAGCTCGGCGTAGGGCGGCCCCTCGGGGTCGGCCAGCGGCGGCGGCGGCGCTGCCTCAACAGAACGCTTTGAGAACACAGGAGAATCAGGCATCTCAAGACAAGTCCCCCGCCAGCCGCCACCGGCGACTCCCGAGGTCCAGCAGCAGCCAGAACCGCCGGCCGTCGGCCAGCTTGACCCAGTAGGCGTCCCGCGCGAGGGGGCGGCCGCGCCACCAACCGGTCTCGATCCGCTCGGGCCCCCACACCACGGTCACCGGCTGCTGACCAGCCAGAGAAACCAAGCAGGGCGAGCCGTCCTGGTCGCAGTCGACACGGACCGAGAGCGGCCTCTGCCTCGGCAGCAGCGGCAGCCGGCGGGCCCGCTCGGCCTCGGCCGCGCTCAGCCGGAACGCGGCGCGGGGCAGGTCGATCGCCTCCAGGTAGTGGTAGGCGCGCAGCGGGTCGTGGCTCGAACGGCGTGCCGCGCGGCAGACCCGGGTCTGCCCCACGCGGGCGGCGAGGCGATTGACCAGCAGGTCGCGTTCGAAGCCGGCCGCCTCGCGGTGGTCCTCGAACAACAACTGCTGGCGGTGCTGCAGCAGCACCGCCTCGACGACATGAGCATTCACCTCAGCCACGGCGTCCTCGAAATGAAGCCCGTCCGAACGCAACGCGAACAACGCCTGCAGCTCTTGCTGCGAACAGGTCGCCCGCGAGAGTCGCAGGTCGACGGCAAAACGCCGGCCGGTGCTCTCGTGCGGCGTGTCGAACAGGTACTCGATCCGGACGTGCTTGGCGCCCTGCCGGGAGGCCGTCAGCCGCGACTCGAGCCTGGCCAGCAGCAACCCCACAATCGATTCGAGCACCTCGGCGTTGGCGACCGGCGACTCGAAACGCCAGTCGGCGCGCAGCTCCTCCGGGGGCCGGACCGGGCGGAGCGGCTCGGGGGTCTCGCCCAGGAGTTGGGCCAACCGCTGGTTGACCGTCGGGCCAAAACGCGAGGGGAGGCTCGCGCGGGGGATCGCCAGAAGCTGGTCGAGCGTGCGGAGGTGAAACCCGGCCAGGCGGTCGAGCGTCTGCTCGTCCAGGCGAAGCGCGGCGACCGGCAGCCGGCGGGCCGCCTCGGCCGAACGCTCGTGGTCGACAACCGCGACCGCCGCCTCGCCGAAGCAGGCTGCGCCGAAAGACAAGCCGACCGTCGAGCCTACCGCTACCCGCGACTGCAGGCAACGCTCGGTCAGCCACCCCGCGACCGCGGCCGCCAGCCGCTGCTCGCCGGCGGCAGGCGAATCCCCCCACAACGGCCACATGCCGCTCACATCCATCAACAACGCCGACCGCGTCGCTTCATCGATCGCCACGATAGGGCTAAACCGATTGGCGTCTTCTGCGAGCTGCTCGAGCCGCCGCAGGTCTTCCTTCGGTTCGCTGACGAAGACCGCGAGCTTCTCGGGCCCGGCGATCGCCTCGGCCTCGGCGGTGCGCATGCCGGGCAGCACGCCCAGCTGCCTGGCCGCCGGGCAGCACGACGCCACCCGGTCGACTCCCCGCGACGACGCCGAGACCGCGATCGCCCGCTGCGGCTCCCCCCGTCCCGCACGCAGGGGCTGTCCCGCCCGCAGACGCTGCACGGGCCAGTCGGGC contains:
- a CDS encoding MBOAT family O-acyltransferase, whose amino-acid sequence is MLFNSYIFVFAFLPLTLLLWWSLPRGGATRLGLLVTASYMFYGWWDWRFLGLMALSTLIDYFAGHRIALASTLRAKRFWLTLSLVSNLGLLAVFKYAGFAAQSWNAIADWVHHGGLVPTPQVILPVGISFYTFQTISYSVDLYRGNAKPAASLLHFAAYVSMFPQLIAGPIVRYSDIDEQLRCIDRPLDAAQFASGVWMFVVGLAQKLLLADVIASRVDPLLDPHQTLQLAAGWYAMLGYSCQLYFDFAGYSNMAVGLGRMLGFEFCQNFDSPYKADSIQDFWRRWHISLSTMLRDYLFIPLGGSRGALVLTLRNLFVVMLLGGLWHGAGWTFVLWGAYHGVLLAIAAVWRTLSPKRLPYPAAAAVTFVAVVFGWVLFRCETLTHAWATMAAMVGLNGVESAPVLAVGGAKAAALLATLLSIAWFAPNAWRMKLPLNATTGVAAALVFVLCVLRFDSASPFLYFRF
- a CDS encoding DUF3422 family protein, which produces MGSTLNRGKTSDSAELRETIIEGGFSISEFLLRRSIPAFRTCRAARERILALQIEVQNYQLFRSIDRQASRPRLSPSAIDRGVALAELPDANTEELERYGPIDWTAFGASIE
- a CDS encoding error-prone DNA polymerase — protein: MPDSPVFSKRSVEAAPPPPLADPEGPPYAELRCRTNFSFLEGASHPDELVARAVELGYAALAVTDRNSLCGVVRAHAAAKSTPLKLIVGAEVTPADAPPLVLWAPDRAAYGRLCQLLTLGRRRAEKGTCQLSLRDIYQHADGLLAGVAPDGADFYFDWAAFREAFGDRGYLLVDLQRDGDDRARLAAFDALARRVQAPLVAVGNTYYHDARRQPLHDVLTAIRHGVTLAEADGRELFGNAQRHLRSRRELERLFRDRPEVLARSVEVADRCGFSLSELRYEYPAELTPAGKSERQWLHELTWRGAAERYPGGVPAKVDAMLRHELTLIGKLQYEAYFLTVWDIVRFARSQGILCQGRGSAANSAVCYCLGVTSVDPEHSELLFERFISAERNEPPDIDVDMEHERREEVLQYVYAKYGRERAALAATVITYRVRSAIRDAGKALGLSVDRVDALAKQVDGWAYDAKLPDRFRQAGVDPASPLGARLLSVVEQLVGFPRHLSQHVGGMVMTRGLLCEMVPIENAAMADRTIVQWDKDDIEELGILKVDCLALGMLTAIRKAFDLIALHTGRRWTLATIPAEDPAVYEMICRADTMGVFQIESRAQMTMLPRLRPRKFYDLVIEVAIVRPGPIQGDMVHPYLKRRNGEEPVSYPNDAIRAVLERTLGVPIFQEQAMKLAEVAAGFTPGEADQLRRAMASWRSGGKIDHYRQKLLDGMRANGLDEQFAERCYRQLQGFGEYGFPESHAASFALLVYASCWLKCWHPAAFCAALLNSQPMGFYSPSQLVRDARAHDVGVLPVDVNYSDYDCTLEPQAESLALRLGLRMVSGLSESAARRLVEARQAGPYAKQHELERRAKLDRRAMSCLAAADAFGSMRVDRRQAQWHALAQESDRAARPLFDDLDDDEPLIDCLPQATPLQQTLADYQSLGLSLRPHPLTFFREQLAKRRVVPAEELQQTRSGARVAVAGLVLLRQRPGTAKGITFATLEDETGLANLIIRPHVWERYYSIARRSNAWIAHGELQHAEGVIHLLVRRLEAFSSLRADNADDLRFASRDFH
- a CDS encoding Y-family DNA polymerase, which translates into the protein MANQQRILAAWLPDWPVQRLRAGQPLRAGRGEPQRAIAVSASSRGVDRVASCCPAARQLGVLPGMRTAEAEAIAGPEKLAVFVSEPKEDLRRLEQLAEDANRFSPIVAIDEATRSALLMDVSGMWPLWGDSPAAGEQRLAAAVAGWLTERCLQSRVAVGSTVGLSFGAACFGEAAVAVVDHERSAEAARRLPVAALRLDEQTLDRLAGFHLRTLDQLLAIPRASLPSRFGPTVNQRLAQLLGETPEPLRPVRPPEELRADWRFESPVANAEVLESIVGLLLARLESRLTASRQGAKHVRIEYLFDTPHESTGRRFAVDLRLSRATCSQQELQALFALRSDGLHFEDAVAEVNAHVVEAVLLQHRQQLLFEDHREAAGFERDLLVNRLAARVGQTRVCRAARRSSHDPLRAYHYLEAIDLPRAAFRLSAAEAERARRLPLLPRQRPLSVRVDCDQDGSPCLVSLAGQQPVTVVWGPERIETGWWRGRPLARDAYWVKLADGRRFWLLLDLGSRRWRLAGDLS